The following proteins come from a genomic window of Gossypium raimondii isolate GPD5lz chromosome 5, ASM2569854v1, whole genome shotgun sequence:
- the LOC105767410 gene encoding uncharacterized protein LOC105767410 isoform X1 yields MKLYSFKYSSTFLFPLYFGFDFAGIDLINKNMGKTSVLLVGFLFSFLVATVQAGDKYKKYNDPSLPINKRIRDLMRRMSLDEKIGQMVQIDRKVATPEVMRDYKIGSILSGGGSVPHLQATPQEWLNMVNGFQNGSLSTRLGIPMIYGIDAVHGHNNVYKATIFPHNIGLGATRDPELVKRIGSATAREVRATGINYVFAPCIAVCRDPRWGRCFESYSEDPDIVKEMTEIINGLQGEIPKDSRKGVPYVGGKDKVVACAKHFVGDGGTTRGINENNTVIDKHGLLSIHMPGYNAAIIKGVGTVMVSYSSWNGVKMHANHDLVTNFLKGALRFRGFVISDWQAIDRMTYPVHANYTYSVLTGVQAGLDMIMVPYNYTEFIDTLTGLVKNKFIPMSRIDDAVRRILRVKFQLGLFENPLSDESFIDQLGHQAHRDLAREAVRKSLVLLKNGENADEPMLPLPKKSSKILVAGSHADDLGNQCGGWTINWQGGSGNNLTSGTTILKGIAEAVDPSTEIVYEENPEFDYVKANNFSYGIVVVGELPYAETNGDNLNLTIPLQGQYTLYNVCANIKCVVVLISGRPLVIMPHLEQVDALVAAWLPGTEGQGVADVLFGDYGFSGKLPRTWFKTAEQLPMNVGDLNYDPLYPFGYGLTTQPLNATS; encoded by the exons ATGAAACTTTATTCATTCAAGTAttcatcaacttttcttttccccttGTACTTTGGCTTTGATTTTGCAGGGATCGATTTGATCAACAAAAACATGGGAAAAACATCAGTCCTTTTAGTGGGATTTCTTTTCAGTTTCTTGGTCGCCACGGTACAAGCAGGAGATAAGTACAAGAAATACAATGACCCCAGTCTGCCGATCAACAAGCGGATTCGGGACCTCATGCGACGGATGAGTCTCGATGAAAAGATTGGTCAGATGGTGCAAATTGATCGTAAAGTAGCCACTCCGGAGGTCATGAGGGACTACAAAATAGGCAGCATTTTAAGTGGAGGAGGAAGCGTACCGCATCTGCAAGCCACCCCACAGGAATGGCTCAACATGGTTAATGGTTTCCAAAATGGTTCACTCTCAACCAGGCTTGGGATTCCAATGATTTATGGCATTGATGCTGTCCATGGACATAACAATGTCTATAAGGCCACCATATTTCCTCATAACATTGGCCTTGGTGCTACAAG GGATCCTGAGCTTGTAAAGAGGATTGGGTCTGCAACAGCTCGTGAAGTTAGAGCTACTGGCATAAACTACGTTTTCGCACCCTGCATTGCG GTTTGCCGAGACCCGAGATGGGGTCGATGTTTTGAGAGCTACAGCGAAGATCCTGACATCGTCAAGGAAATGACAGAAATCATTAATGGATTGCAAGGGGAAATTCCAAAGGATTCGCGTAAGGGTGTTCCTTATGTTGGTGGAAA GGATAAGGTGGTGGCATGTGCCAAGCACTTTGTTGGAGATGGTGGGACAACAAGGGGCATCAATGAAAACAACACAGTGATCGATAAGCATGGATTGCTTAGCATTCACATGCCAGGTTATAACGCAGCCATCATTAAGGGAGTTGGGACAGTTATGGTTTCTTACTCTAGTTGGAATGGAGTGAAAATGCATGCTAATCATGATCTTGTCACCAATTTCCTCAAGGGCGCCCTTAGGTTCAGG GGATTTGTCATCTCCGATTGGCAGGCAATTGATAGGATGACATATCCTGTGCATGCCAACTATACATATTCAGTTCTTACTGGTGTTCAAGCAGGTCTTGACATG ATTATGGTTCCTTACAATTATACTGAGTTTATTGATACTTTGACTGGACTTGTGAAGAACAAATTCATCCCCATGAGTCGTATTGATGATGCTGTTAGAAGAATTTTGAGAGTCAAATTCCAACTTGGTTTATTCGAGAACCCCTTATCTGATGAAAGCTTTATTGATCAGCTAGGACATCAG GCTCACAGAGATTTGGCAAGGGAAGCTGTAAGAAAATCGCTTGTTTTGTTGAAGAATGGAGAAAATGCTGATGAGCCAATGCTACCTCTTCCCAAGAAGTCATCCAAGATCCTGGTTGCCGGCAGCCATGCTGATGACTTGGGCAATCAATGCGGCGGTTGGACCATCAACTGGCAAGGCGGTAGCGGAAACAATTTAACTTCTG GAACCACCATCCTGAAAGGAATAGCAGAAGCCGTTGATCCAAGCACAGAGATTGTGTATGAAGAAAACCCAGAATTTGATTATGTCAAAGCCAACAACTTCTCCTACGGTATTGTCGTTGTTGGTGAGCTTCCATATGCTGAAACAAACGGTGATAATTTGAACTTGACGATCCCATTACAAGGTCAATATACTCTTTACAATGTCTGCGCCAACATCAAGTGTGTGGTGGTTTTAATCTCTGGAAGACCACTTGTTATAATGCCTCACTTAGAACAAGTTGATGCACTGGTTGCTGCATGGCTACCGGGCACAGAAGGCCAAGGTGTGGCTGATGTTCTATTTGGAGACTATGGTTTCAGTGGGAAACTGCCTCGGACTTGGTTCAAGACGGCTGAGCAGCTGCCGATGAATGTTGGGGATTTGAACTACGACCCTTTGTATCCCTTTGGTTATGGGCTCACTACTCAACCTCTCAACGCCACAAGTTAG
- the LOC105767410 gene encoding uncharacterized protein LOC105767410 isoform X2, with the protein MGKTSVLLVGFLFSFLVATVQAGDKYKKYNDPSLPINKRIRDLMRRMSLDEKIGQMVQIDRKVATPEVMRDYKIGSILSGGGSVPHLQATPQEWLNMVNGFQNGSLSTRLGIPMIYGIDAVHGHNNVYKATIFPHNIGLGATRDPELVKRIGSATAREVRATGINYVFAPCIAVCRDPRWGRCFESYSEDPDIVKEMTEIINGLQGEIPKDSRKGVPYVGGKDKVVACAKHFVGDGGTTRGINENNTVIDKHGLLSIHMPGYNAAIIKGVGTVMVSYSSWNGVKMHANHDLVTNFLKGALRFRGFVISDWQAIDRMTYPVHANYTYSVLTGVQAGLDMIMVPYNYTEFIDTLTGLVKNKFIPMSRIDDAVRRILRVKFQLGLFENPLSDESFIDQLGHQAHRDLAREAVRKSLVLLKNGENADEPMLPLPKKSSKILVAGSHADDLGNQCGGWTINWQGGSGNNLTSGTTILKGIAEAVDPSTEIVYEENPEFDYVKANNFSYGIVVVGELPYAETNGDNLNLTIPLQGQYTLYNVCANIKCVVVLISGRPLVIMPHLEQVDALVAAWLPGTEGQGVADVLFGDYGFSGKLPRTWFKTAEQLPMNVGDLNYDPLYPFGYGLTTQPLNATS; encoded by the exons ATGGGAAAAACATCAGTCCTTTTAGTGGGATTTCTTTTCAGTTTCTTGGTCGCCACGGTACAAGCAGGAGATAAGTACAAGAAATACAATGACCCCAGTCTGCCGATCAACAAGCGGATTCGGGACCTCATGCGACGGATGAGTCTCGATGAAAAGATTGGTCAGATGGTGCAAATTGATCGTAAAGTAGCCACTCCGGAGGTCATGAGGGACTACAAAATAGGCAGCATTTTAAGTGGAGGAGGAAGCGTACCGCATCTGCAAGCCACCCCACAGGAATGGCTCAACATGGTTAATGGTTTCCAAAATGGTTCACTCTCAACCAGGCTTGGGATTCCAATGATTTATGGCATTGATGCTGTCCATGGACATAACAATGTCTATAAGGCCACCATATTTCCTCATAACATTGGCCTTGGTGCTACAAG GGATCCTGAGCTTGTAAAGAGGATTGGGTCTGCAACAGCTCGTGAAGTTAGAGCTACTGGCATAAACTACGTTTTCGCACCCTGCATTGCG GTTTGCCGAGACCCGAGATGGGGTCGATGTTTTGAGAGCTACAGCGAAGATCCTGACATCGTCAAGGAAATGACAGAAATCATTAATGGATTGCAAGGGGAAATTCCAAAGGATTCGCGTAAGGGTGTTCCTTATGTTGGTGGAAA GGATAAGGTGGTGGCATGTGCCAAGCACTTTGTTGGAGATGGTGGGACAACAAGGGGCATCAATGAAAACAACACAGTGATCGATAAGCATGGATTGCTTAGCATTCACATGCCAGGTTATAACGCAGCCATCATTAAGGGAGTTGGGACAGTTATGGTTTCTTACTCTAGTTGGAATGGAGTGAAAATGCATGCTAATCATGATCTTGTCACCAATTTCCTCAAGGGCGCCCTTAGGTTCAGG GGATTTGTCATCTCCGATTGGCAGGCAATTGATAGGATGACATATCCTGTGCATGCCAACTATACATATTCAGTTCTTACTGGTGTTCAAGCAGGTCTTGACATG ATTATGGTTCCTTACAATTATACTGAGTTTATTGATACTTTGACTGGACTTGTGAAGAACAAATTCATCCCCATGAGTCGTATTGATGATGCTGTTAGAAGAATTTTGAGAGTCAAATTCCAACTTGGTTTATTCGAGAACCCCTTATCTGATGAAAGCTTTATTGATCAGCTAGGACATCAG GCTCACAGAGATTTGGCAAGGGAAGCTGTAAGAAAATCGCTTGTTTTGTTGAAGAATGGAGAAAATGCTGATGAGCCAATGCTACCTCTTCCCAAGAAGTCATCCAAGATCCTGGTTGCCGGCAGCCATGCTGATGACTTGGGCAATCAATGCGGCGGTTGGACCATCAACTGGCAAGGCGGTAGCGGAAACAATTTAACTTCTG GAACCACCATCCTGAAAGGAATAGCAGAAGCCGTTGATCCAAGCACAGAGATTGTGTATGAAGAAAACCCAGAATTTGATTATGTCAAAGCCAACAACTTCTCCTACGGTATTGTCGTTGTTGGTGAGCTTCCATATGCTGAAACAAACGGTGATAATTTGAACTTGACGATCCCATTACAAGGTCAATATACTCTTTACAATGTCTGCGCCAACATCAAGTGTGTGGTGGTTTTAATCTCTGGAAGACCACTTGTTATAATGCCTCACTTAGAACAAGTTGATGCACTGGTTGCTGCATGGCTACCGGGCACAGAAGGCCAAGGTGTGGCTGATGTTCTATTTGGAGACTATGGTTTCAGTGGGAAACTGCCTCGGACTTGGTTCAAGACGGCTGAGCAGCTGCCGATGAATGTTGGGGATTTGAACTACGACCCTTTGTATCCCTTTGGTTATGGGCTCACTACTCAACCTCTCAACGCCACAAGTTAG